In Deinococcus fonticola, a single window of DNA contains:
- a CDS encoding ABC transporter permease produces the protein MTTAQKPVSLPKADRWANFWHSPGIRKLRRNPLALSGLAIMLLFLLMAIFAPLIAKPSGNCLRDLNMTSANQVYNPLGAPFWKAVLAPPQSCYKMERLSFSQEPSPPSQQAIFGTVNGYNIFYGLIWGTRTALKMSFIIVGITLLVGIIIGAISGYYGGWVDNAIQRLIDVIFAMPGLVLTVVILTIMRANNPGGDPTLPIIVAYTVAGWAAYARFIRGDVLKTRKLEYVDAARGLGASDWRQIAKHVIPNSLTTVFTLAVLDLATVPLGVAALSFLGLGFEPGFSEWGQLVDFSRQWLKPAYWYTLTFPVVFILLFSLAFNLFGSGLRDALDPRTR, from the coding sequence ATGACCACTGCCCAAAAGCCCGTTTCGCTGCCCAAAGCCGACCGCTGGGCGAATTTCTGGCACAGTCCCGGCATTCGTAAGCTGCGCCGCAACCCGCTGGCCCTCAGTGGCCTGGCGATCATGCTGCTGTTCCTGCTGATGGCTATTTTTGCGCCGCTGATCGCCAAGCCCAGCGGCAACTGCCTGCGTGACCTGAACATGACCAGCGCCAATCAGGTGTACAACCCGCTGGGCGCCCCCTTCTGGAAGGCCGTTCTGGCCCCGCCGCAGAGCTGTTACAAGATGGAGCGCCTCAGCTTTTCGCAGGAACCCAGCCCGCCCAGCCAGCAAGCCATCTTCGGTACGGTCAACGGCTACAACATCTTCTACGGCCTGATCTGGGGCACCCGTACCGCCCTGAAAATGTCCTTCATCATCGTGGGCATTACCCTGCTGGTCGGCATCATCATCGGGGCCATCAGCGGGTATTACGGCGGCTGGGTGGACAATGCCATTCAGCGCCTCATCGACGTGATTTTCGCCATGCCTGGTCTGGTGCTCACGGTCGTCATCCTGACCATCATGCGGGCCAACAACCCTGGCGGAGACCCCACCCTGCCCATCATCGTGGCCTACACCGTGGCCGGTTGGGCTGCCTACGCCCGCTTCATTCGTGGTGATGTGCTGAAGACCCGCAAACTGGAGTATGTGGACGCTGCCCGTGGTCTGGGGGCCAGCGACTGGCGCCAGATCGCCAAGCACGTGATTCCCAACAGCCTGACTACGGTGTTCACCCTGGCGGTGCTTGACCTGGCGACCGTGCCGCTCGGCGTCGCCGCCCTGTCCTTCCTGGGCCTGGGCTTCGAGCCGGGCTTCAGCGAGTGGGGCCAGCTGGTGGACTTTAGCCGCCAGTGGCTCAAACCCGCCTACTGGTACACCCTGACCTTCCCGGTGGTGTTCATCTTGCTGTTCAGCCTGGCCTTCAACCTGTTCGGCTCGGGCCTGCGAGACGCCCTCGACCCGCGCACCCGCTAA
- a CDS encoding ABC transporter permease, with translation MLNFVIRRLAQIPLVMLVLSLIVIGLTQLLTPEQRAAPYIRSEQQATRMEAIINQYGLRDPFPQQYARWASSTLKGDLGFSRASGKDVNETIKERLPATVELTLVTAIPILLFGIWMGTLAALHKDRFLDQLIRVFVTIGYSVPTFVLGIVLLAVFYAYLGWAPGPGRLETMNEFLVGDYDLGGAKRITGMLSLDAALHGEWKITFDVLRHMMLPALTLITVLSASIVLVMRNNMLEVLNSDYVRTARAKGLAERIVNRKHARRNALLPIVTQGGLLVIGLLGGSIITETIFAYPGIGQWFVQSAQQLDLAGVMGFTLLSALLVVVMSTVVDILYGLVDPRVRFD, from the coding sequence ATGCTGAATTTCGTAATTCGACGACTGGCGCAGATCCCGCTGGTCATGCTCGTGTTGTCGTTGATCGTCATCGGCCTCACCCAGCTGCTGACGCCCGAGCAACGCGCCGCCCCTTACATCCGCAGTGAGCAGCAGGCCACGCGCATGGAAGCCATCATCAACCAGTACGGCCTGCGTGACCCCTTTCCGCAGCAGTACGCCCGCTGGGCCAGCAGTACCCTGAAGGGCGACCTGGGCTTTAGCCGCGCCAGCGGCAAGGACGTGAACGAGACCATCAAGGAGCGTCTGCCCGCCACCGTGGAACTGACCCTGGTGACCGCCATTCCCATCCTGCTGTTCGGCATCTGGATGGGCACCCTGGCCGCTCTACATAAAGACAGGTTTTTGGATCAACTGATCCGGGTGTTCGTGACCATCGGTTACAGCGTCCCCACCTTCGTGCTGGGGATCGTGCTGCTGGCGGTGTTCTACGCCTACCTGGGCTGGGCACCGGGGCCAGGCCGGCTGGAAACCATGAACGAATTCCTGGTGGGCGACTATGATCTGGGCGGCGCCAAACGCATCACCGGGATGCTCAGCCTGGACGCGGCCCTGCACGGCGAATGGAAAATCACCTTCGACGTGCTGCGCCACATGATGCTGCCGGCCTTGACCCTCATTACGGTACTGAGTGCCAGCATCGTCCTGGTCATGCGCAACAACATGCTGGAAGTTCTGAACAGCGATTACGTGCGCACTGCCCGCGCCAAGGGCCTGGCCGAGCGCATCGTGAACAGAAAACACGCCCGCCGCAACGCCCTGCTGCCCATCGTGACCCAGGGCGGCCTGCTGGTGATCGGCCTGCTGGGCGGTTCCATCATTACCGAGACCATCTTCGCTTACCCCGGCATCGGGCAGTGGTTCGTGCAGTCCGCGCAGCAACTCGACCTGGCCGGCGTGATGGGGTTCACCCTGCTTTCCGCCCTTCTCGTTGTGGTCATGAGTACCGTCGTGGACATCCTGTACGGTCTGGTCGACCCGCGCGTGAGGTTCGACTGA
- a CDS encoding ABC transporter substrate-binding protein: protein MKKLLVLSSLLFAGAALAATPADTYVIQSAGDIPTLDPESAYDTASSGIIANLYETLVSYPGASLTKLEPRLATKWSITNNGKTYTFDLRKNVKFHNGDTFTCADAEYTFRRNLVINGGESGQWFLSEGLLGTPSNGKDDKSVTWAKISNAVKCNAAGQLVFTLPKVDPAFLAKLAFPGQAIVSKEYTTKLNDWSGTEKDWQSWAGKEMQGSDLSKKPNGTGPYRMVRQDANTMLFTAFDGYWGKKPSIKNVIRQKVPELAARQQALLRGDADRIEGASRTVDEAQIKGKPGITWVDDLPNTSAPAIFMNWNIKGKDYIGSGKLDGKGIPANFFTDVNVRRAFSYAFNYDQFAQDVYKGKATQRTMALPDSFPGYNAKVKKYEFDPKKAAEAFKKAWGGDVWKNGFVLNAAYRANTPTSQIALEILKKNVEAINPKFKINIQPKQWSDLLKERNAGELPMLFIGWAPDYADPDNFINTFYGSSGFYASGSAIKDAQIDAWNEQARTSVNATIRNNLYTKIGNRAYDQALYILMPAPVAWIFYSDRLSGEGLTKATYNPMTDLEWSGLTKK from the coding sequence ATGAAGAAACTGCTCGTTCTCAGTTCCCTGCTGTTCGCCGGTGCCGCCCTGGCCGCCACGCCCGCCGACACTTACGTCATTCAGTCGGCCGGGGACATCCCCACCCTCGACCCCGAGTCTGCTTACGACACGGCCTCCTCCGGCATTATTGCCAACCTGTACGAGACCCTGGTGTCCTACCCCGGGGCCAGCCTCACCAAGCTGGAGCCCCGCCTGGCGACCAAGTGGAGCATCACCAACAACGGCAAGACCTACACCTTCGACCTGCGCAAGAACGTCAAGTTCCACAACGGCGACACCTTCACCTGCGCCGACGCCGAGTACACTTTCCGCCGCAACCTGGTGATCAACGGCGGCGAGTCGGGCCAGTGGTTCCTGAGCGAAGGCCTGCTGGGCACCCCCAGCAACGGTAAGGACGACAAGAGCGTCACCTGGGCCAAGATCAGCAATGCCGTGAAGTGCAACGCTGCCGGCCAGCTGGTGTTCACGCTGCCCAAGGTCGACCCGGCCTTCCTGGCCAAGCTGGCCTTCCCCGGCCAGGCCATCGTCAGCAAGGAGTACACCACCAAACTGAACGACTGGAGCGGCACCGAGAAGGACTGGCAGTCCTGGGCCGGCAAGGAAATGCAGGGCAGCGACCTGAGCAAGAAGCCCAACGGCACCGGCCCCTACCGCATGGTGCGCCAGGATGCCAATACCATGCTGTTCACCGCGTTCGACGGCTACTGGGGCAAGAAACCCAGCATCAAGAACGTGATCCGCCAGAAGGTGCCCGAACTGGCTGCCCGCCAGCAGGCGCTGCTGCGCGGCGACGCCGACCGCATCGAGGGAGCCAGCCGCACCGTCGACGAAGCCCAGATCAAGGGCAAGCCCGGCATCACCTGGGTCGACGACCTGCCCAACACCTCCGCGCCCGCCATCTTCATGAACTGGAACATCAAGGGCAAGGACTACATCGGCAGCGGCAAGCTGGACGGTAAGGGCATCCCCGCTAACTTCTTCACCGACGTGAACGTGCGCCGCGCCTTCAGCTACGCCTTCAACTACGACCAGTTCGCCCAGGACGTCTACAAGGGCAAAGCCACCCAGCGCACCATGGCCCTGCCCGACAGCTTCCCCGGTTACAACGCCAAGGTCAAGAAGTACGAATTCGACCCCAAGAAAGCCGCCGAAGCCTTCAAGAAGGCCTGGGGCGGCGACGTGTGGAAAAACGGCTTCGTGCTGAACGCCGCCTACCGCGCCAACACCCCCACCTCGCAGATCGCGCTGGAAATCCTGAAGAAGAACGTCGAAGCGATCAACCCCAAGTTCAAGATCAACATCCAGCCCAAGCAGTGGAGCGACCTGCTCAAGGAACGCAACGCGGGCGAACTGCCCATGCTGTTTATCGGCTGGGCACCCGACTACGCCGACCCGGACAACTTCATCAACACCTTCTACGGCAGCAGCGGCTTCTACGCTTCGGGCTCGGCCATCAAGGACGCCCAGATCGACGCCTGGAACGAGCAGGCCCGCACCAGCGTGAACGCCACCATCCGCAACAACCTGTACACCAAGATCGGTAACCGCGCCTATGACCAGGCGCTGTACATTCTGATGCCGGCGCCTGTGGCCTGGATCTTCTACAGTGACCGCCTTAGCGGTGAAGGCCTGACCAAGGCCACCTATAACCCCATGACCGACCTGGAGTGGAGCGGCCTCACGAAGAAGTAA
- a CDS encoding thioesterase family protein: MHSIPEGHSVTLDILVTDDMTVHFHELGQGPGHPVYSTYWLARHFEEAGRKLLLPFREEGEEGVGTFVEVQHLASALPGMRVTHVATVESVEGRRLTCTISATSELGDLIATGRTGQYVTLEAKLERNFGALRERWAAHQQQRDVSSESGGPSS, translated from the coding sequence ATGCATTCCATCCCTGAGGGCCACAGCGTGACGCTGGACATCCTGGTCACCGACGACATGACCGTCCATTTTCATGAACTGGGGCAGGGCCCCGGCCACCCGGTGTACTCGACTTACTGGCTTGCCCGGCACTTCGAGGAAGCCGGGCGCAAACTGCTGCTGCCTTTTCGGGAAGAGGGCGAGGAAGGCGTGGGCACGTTCGTGGAGGTGCAGCACCTGGCCTCGGCATTGCCGGGCATGCGGGTCACGCACGTGGCGACGGTAGAAAGCGTGGAGGGCCGCCGCCTGACCTGCACCATCAGCGCCACCAGCGAACTGGGCGACCTGATCGCCACCGGCCGCACCGGGCAGTACGTGACGCTGGAGGCGAAGCTGGAACGCAACTTCGGGGCGCTGCGTGAACGCTGGGCCGCCCATCAGCAGCAAAGAGACGTTTCCTCAGAAAGCGGCGGGCCGTCAAGCTGA
- a CDS encoding GMC family oxidoreductase translates to MTQLDTLTDPQRRTLAALMDTFLPALNRRDDPHGFYAHSARTLGVPAAAEGVIADLPASDRAGLLELLDKLRFVQKLERTPLKVREGVLRLLSRDPRAARGLEALRQLTLMLGYAQVGEDGLNPTWKQFAYAGPTFQGAQTQRDLTVTVPQAGQDMHADVVVIGSGAGGGVIAGELAGQGLKVVVLDRGRHFADAELGQSELWAYRNIYWHGGFTTTADGNVSLIAGQAVGGGTVGNWMNCVPTPAEVRQEWAGAGLSGLNTPEFEGDLRAVMRRIQANNDCSESNGTHQRLIEGSLRLGYSFKRAYRNADPRLHDPQHAGHCGFGDATGSKQSTAKTYLKDAQQRGAVIVEGVKAERILTQEGVASGVLVGGHAAGESSADRTPLSFTVHAPQVVVACGALETPALLLRSGLGGPAVGQHLHLHPCGALAGLFDHDQRGWWGATQGTIMDEFQGRAGGYGFLVETIQYTTGLYAVAAPWFNAADHKERMAQQANAVSLIHLTRDRGAGQVTLGENGEPVITYSVTDPVDVDNYWLGQATVARILEAAGAHTIYPLTDRAEPWRRGEDLEAAIGEWRTLNIGQGGHPVFSAHQMGSARLGRDPRTSVADPSGELHGVPGVWIGDTSAFPSASGANPMLTVMALARRTSRFIAQRASAGRPSA, encoded by the coding sequence TTGACCCAGCTCGATACCCTGACTGACCCGCAGCGCCGCACGCTGGCCGCCCTGATGGACACCTTTCTGCCCGCCTTGAACCGCCGCGACGATCCGCACGGGTTCTACGCCCACTCGGCCCGGACGCTGGGCGTGCCGGCCGCCGCCGAGGGCGTGATTGCCGACCTGCCCGCCAGCGACCGCGCGGGCCTGCTGGAACTGCTGGACAAATTGCGCTTCGTTCAAAAGCTGGAGCGCACGCCCCTGAAAGTGCGCGAAGGTGTCCTACGCCTGCTGTCGCGCGACCCCCGCGCTGCCCGTGGCCTGGAGGCGCTGCGTCAATTGACGCTGATGCTGGGCTACGCGCAGGTGGGCGAGGACGGCCTGAACCCCACCTGGAAGCAGTTCGCCTACGCCGGCCCGACCTTCCAGGGCGCACAGACCCAGCGGGATTTGACCGTCACCGTGCCGCAAGCCGGGCAGGACATGCACGCGGACGTGGTGGTGATCGGTTCCGGCGCGGGCGGGGGGGTCATCGCCGGCGAACTGGCCGGGCAGGGCCTGAAGGTGGTGGTGCTGGACAGGGGCCGCCACTTTGCGGATGCCGAACTGGGCCAGTCCGAACTGTGGGCCTACCGCAACATCTACTGGCACGGCGGCTTCACCACCACCGCCGACGGCAACGTGTCGCTGATCGCCGGTCAGGCGGTGGGGGGCGGCACCGTGGGCAACTGGATGAACTGCGTCCCGACGCCCGCCGAGGTGCGCCAGGAATGGGCGGGGGCCGGCCTGAGCGGGCTGAACACCCCGGAATTCGAGGGCGACCTGCGGGCGGTGATGCGGCGGATTCAGGCGAACAACGACTGCAGCGAATCGAACGGCACGCACCAGCGCCTGATCGAGGGTTCGCTGCGCCTCGGGTACAGCTTCAAGCGCGCTTACCGCAACGCCGACCCGCGCCTGCACGACCCGCAGCACGCCGGGCACTGCGGGTTCGGGGACGCCACCGGCAGCAAGCAGAGCACCGCCAAAACGTACCTGAAAGACGCCCAGCAGCGCGGAGCCGTCATTGTCGAGGGCGTGAAGGCCGAACGCATCCTGACCCAGGAAGGCGTGGCCAGTGGCGTTCTGGTCGGGGGGCACGCTGCTGGCGAGTCTTCTGCCGACCGCACCCCGCTGTCCTTCACGGTACACGCGCCGCAGGTGGTGGTGGCCTGCGGCGCGTTGGAGACCCCCGCCCTGCTGCTGCGCTCGGGGCTGGGCGGGCCGGCGGTGGGGCAGCACCTGCACCTGCACCCATGCGGGGCGCTGGCTGGCCTGTTCGACCACGATCAGCGGGGCTGGTGGGGAGCCACGCAGGGCACCATCATGGACGAGTTTCAGGGCCGCGCGGGCGGGTACGGGTTTCTGGTGGAAACCATTCAGTACACCACCGGCCTCTACGCGGTGGCGGCCCCGTGGTTCAACGCCGCCGACCATAAGGAACGCATGGCGCAGCAGGCGAACGCCGTAAGCCTCATTCACCTGACGCGCGACCGGGGGGCCGGGCAGGTCACGCTGGGTGAAAACGGCGAGCCGGTCATCACCTACAGCGTCACCGATCCGGTCGATGTCGACAATTACTGGTTGGGTCAGGCGACGGTGGCCCGTATCCTGGAGGCGGCGGGGGCGCACACCATCTATCCCCTGACCGACCGGGCTGAACCGTGGCGGCGCGGCGAAGACCTGGAAGCCGCCATCGGCGAGTGGCGCACCCTGAACATCGGGCAGGGCGGGCACCCGGTTTTCAGCGCCCACCAGATGGGCAGTGCCCGCCTGGGCCGCGACCCGCGCACCAGCGTGGCCGACCCCAGCGGCGAACTGCACGGCGTGCCGGGCGTATGGATCGGGGACACCAGCGCCTTTCCCTCGGCCAGCGGCGCCAACCCCATGTTGACGGTCATGGCACTGGCCCGGCGCACCTCACGCTTCATCGCGCAGCGGGCCAGCGCCGGGCGCCCGTCAGCTTGA
- a CDS encoding c-type cytochrome has protein sequence MPTRQRVQWLALFPLPLLLSACMYMSGPATMQGHSSMQASTMQAQGSPSAAPPPTAPAAGGNPLALKFGPPDAARGKALHEGACQQCHGAGGVSTKADVPGLAGQITPYLHLQLAAFRAKLRPSAVMQGVAARLSDQDIADLAAYYTPLQPGPAWKADADARARGEKLFLSGDAGRNVVACQVCHGADGRGVSDNEVASVTNLSPGYGLNILHEFRDAPSFGGIVAPEAMRIVLKPLSDGDLKDLAAYLSSMR, from the coding sequence ATGCCCACCCGTCAACGTGTCCAGTGGCTGGCCCTGTTTCCCCTTCCTCTGCTCCTGAGTGCCTGCATGTATATGAGTGGCCCGGCCACCATGCAGGGGCACTCCAGCATGCAGGCGTCCACCATGCAAGCACAGGGCAGCCCGTCTGCCGCGCCGCCACCCACGGCACCGGCAGCGGGTGGCAATCCGCTCGCGTTGAAGTTCGGGCCTCCTGACGCGGCGCGGGGCAAGGCCCTGCACGAGGGCGCTTGCCAGCAGTGCCACGGGGCGGGCGGCGTGAGTACGAAGGCGGACGTTCCCGGGCTGGCCGGGCAGATCACGCCCTACCTGCACCTGCAACTGGCGGCCTTCCGGGCGAAACTGCGGCCCAGCGCGGTGATGCAGGGCGTGGCGGCCAGACTGTCCGATCAGGACATCGCCGACCTGGCGGCGTACTACACGCCGCTGCAACCCGGCCCGGCCTGGAAGGCCGACGCGGACGCCCGCGCCCGGGGCGAGAAACTGTTCCTGAGTGGCGACGCTGGGCGCAACGTGGTGGCCTGCCAGGTGTGCCACGGCGCAGACGGGCGCGGCGTCAGCGACAACGAGGTCGCCAGCGTCACCAACCTCTCGCCCGGGTACGGCCTGAACATCCTGCACGAATTCCGTGACGCGCCCAGTTTTGGCGGCATCGTCGCGCCCGAAGCCATGCGCATTGTCCTGAAACCCCTTTCTGACGGCGACCTGAAGGACCTGGCGGCTTACCTCAGCAGCATGCGCTGA
- a CDS encoding thiamine ABC transporter substrate-binding protein, whose product MRKLLFSALLMLGVASAQTTNAQTTNAQTTLTVITHDSFDVDKKLVAQFEKANNAKVRFVKGGDAGELLNRLVLTRRAPLADVVYGLDNSLLGRAKQMNLLTAYQSPNLSKVPAAYRLDEAGALNTVDYGFVALNYDRAALAKTGLPLPKTLDDLKKPEYAKLTVVQSPATSSPGLAFLLATVNHYGEAGAWSWWREARANGMKVTRGWSDAYYKDFSRNGGKYPIVLSYASSPAAEVFYADGYNPAKLPAQAPTANLFLPGSTWLQLEGVGILRGARQPALARKFVDFMLGSAVQADIPTRMWIYPAVKGTKLDPVFKFADEPRLSEVKPGLTSNPQRLVDAWVSHVLRAR is encoded by the coding sequence ATGCGTAAACTGCTGTTTTCGGCCCTGCTGATGCTGGGCGTGGCAAGTGCCCAGACGACAAATGCCCAGACGACGAATGCTCAGACGACCCTGACGGTGATCACCCACGACAGTTTCGACGTGGACAAGAAACTGGTGGCGCAGTTTGAGAAGGCGAACAACGCGAAGGTGCGCTTCGTGAAGGGCGGCGATGCCGGGGAACTCCTGAACCGCCTGGTGCTGACGCGCCGCGCTCCGCTGGCCGACGTGGTGTACGGGCTGGACAACAGCCTGCTGGGCCGGGCGAAGCAGATGAACCTGCTCACCGCGTACCAGTCTCCGAACCTGAGCAAAGTGCCGGCCGCCTACCGTCTGGACGAGGCGGGGGCGCTGAACACCGTGGATTACGGCTTCGTGGCCCTGAATTACGACCGGGCGGCCCTGGCCAAAACGGGCCTGCCCCTGCCGAAAACGCTGGATGACCTGAAGAAACCCGAGTACGCGAAACTGACGGTGGTGCAGAGCCCCGCCACCAGCAGTCCCGGTCTGGCGTTCCTGCTGGCGACCGTCAATCACTACGGAGAGGCTGGCGCCTGGTCGTGGTGGCGCGAGGCGCGGGCGAACGGCATGAAGGTCACGCGCGGCTGGAGTGACGCCTATTACAAGGACTTCAGCAGAAACGGCGGCAAGTACCCCATCGTCCTGAGTTACGCCAGCAGCCCCGCCGCCGAGGTGTTCTACGCCGACGGCTACAACCCCGCGAAACTGCCGGCGCAGGCTCCCACCGCCAACCTGTTCCTGCCCGGCAGCACCTGGCTGCAACTGGAAGGCGTGGGCATCCTGCGGGGCGCCAGGCAGCCCGCCCTGGCCCGCAAGTTCGTGGATTTCATGCTCGGCAGCGCCGTGCAGGCCGACATTCCCACCCGCATGTGGATTTACCCAGCGGTGAAGGGCACGAAACTCGACCCGGTGTTCAAGTTCGCCGACGAACCCAGACTCTCCGAGGTGAAGCCGGGCCTGACGAGCAACCCGCAGCGCCTGGTCGACGCCTGGGTAAGTCACGTCCTGCGCGCCCGCTGA
- a CDS encoding CynX/NimT family MFS transporter — MTPRNRATPLLLITGVLLVALNLRPVIAAFEPLLAQIQTELGVNAATVSLLMSVPLLCWGAFALLAPLFVRSRSAEAVILGCLAVIGTGALLRTGPSFAWILVGTVLVGSGIAVVNVLLPSLLRRDFPERLGLMTGLYTTAVVGGAAIASAASVPLRNAFQGSWRAALGFWVLLAVLGAAAWWPAVRGRPERSGLQTAAGVSIWHNPATLPVTAFMGAQSMVFFIWMTWLPRLLVDQGLSSTQAGLLLSVGNIVQLPFSLYVPILASRLPSVRPLVVALSACVAAGLLGLLLAPGAPPLVWALLLGIGSGSAFPLALYLIAHRARSAAEAPNLSAVAQGCGYLFAATGPVLFGAVHDLTHGWHAPLLLHLALTALMLVTGLWASREFT, encoded by the coding sequence GTGACGCCCCGCAACCGCGCCACTCCCCTGCTGCTGATCACGGGCGTGCTGCTGGTGGCGCTTAACCTGCGTCCGGTGATCGCGGCGTTCGAGCCGCTGCTGGCGCAGATTCAGACCGAGCTGGGCGTGAACGCGGCGACGGTCAGTCTGTTGATGTCCGTTCCGCTGCTGTGCTGGGGCGCCTTCGCGCTGCTGGCCCCGCTGTTCGTGCGTTCGCGCAGTGCCGAGGCGGTCATCCTGGGGTGCCTGGCAGTCATTGGTACCGGCGCCCTGCTGCGAACCGGGCCGAGTTTCGCGTGGATTCTGGTGGGCACGGTGCTGGTCGGGTCGGGCATTGCAGTGGTGAACGTGCTGCTGCCCAGCCTGCTGCGCCGCGATTTTCCGGAACGGCTGGGGCTGATGACGGGCCTGTACACCACGGCGGTGGTGGGCGGGGCGGCCATCGCGTCGGCGGCCTCGGTGCCGCTGCGAAACGCCTTTCAGGGATCGTGGCGGGCGGCGCTGGGGTTCTGGGTGCTGCTGGCCGTGCTGGGCGCGGCGGCGTGGTGGCCCGCGGTACGCGGTCGCCCGGAGCGGTCGGGCTTACAAACCGCTGCGGGCGTCAGCATCTGGCACAACCCGGCCACCCTGCCGGTCACGGCGTTCATGGGCGCGCAGAGCATGGTGTTCTTCATCTGGATGACCTGGTTGCCCCGCCTGCTGGTCGATCAGGGCCTCAGCAGCACCCAGGCCGGGTTGCTGCTATCGGTGGGCAACATCGTGCAGTTGCCGTTCAGCCTGTACGTGCCGATTCTGGCGTCCAGGTTGCCCAGCGTGCGCCCGCTGGTCGTGGCCCTGAGCGCCTGCGTGGCGGCCGGCTTGCTGGGCCTGCTGCTCGCGCCGGGTGCTCCCCCGCTGGTGTGGGCCTTGCTGCTGGGCATCGGCTCGGGCAGCGCCTTTCCGCTGGCGCTGTACCTGATCGCGCACCGTGCCAGGAGCGCCGCCGAAGCCCCCAACCTGTCCGCGGTGGCGCAGGGCTGCGGTTACCTGTTCGCGGCCACGGGCCCCGTGCTGTTCGGCGCGGTTCACGACCTCACCCACGGCTGGCACGCCCCCCTGCTGCTGCACCTGGCCCTGACCGCCCTGATGCTGGTCACGGGCCTGTGGGCCAGCCGGGAATTCACCTGA
- a CDS encoding (4Fe-4S)-binding protein, with amino-acid sequence MTDPKSHWGKAYTDDDITVYYDAGRCIHFAACVRGLPQVFNPKAKPWIRADAAPAEQIAGVVRRCPTGALHYELKNGPAESPEPTSVEARENGPLFLRGDLTIAAPDSATPGGEVKDTRAALCRCGGSSNKPFCDGTHRNGFQAEGGQKLNTA; translated from the coding sequence ATGACTGACCCGAAGTCACACTGGGGCAAGGCGTACACGGACGACGACATCACCGTCTACTACGACGCTGGGCGCTGCATTCACTTTGCCGCGTGTGTGCGTGGTCTGCCGCAAGTGTTCAACCCGAAGGCAAAACCGTGGATCAGGGCGGACGCTGCGCCAGCCGAGCAGATTGCCGGGGTGGTGCGCCGTTGCCCCACGGGCGCCCTGCATTACGAATTGAAGAACGGCCCCGCCGAGTCACCCGAACCCACCAGCGTGGAGGCGCGCGAGAACGGCCCGCTGTTCCTGCGGGGTGACCTGACCATTGCCGCACCTGACTCAGCCACGCCCGGCGGTGAGGTCAAGGACACCCGCGCGGCCCTGTGCCGTTGCGGCGGCAGCAGCAACAAGCCTTTCTGTGATGGCACGCACCGCAACGGCTTCCAGGCCGAAGGCGGCCAGAAACTCAACACTGCGTGA
- a CDS encoding GNAT family N-acetyltransferase translates to MTELRKNDEKSRYEILQGGQVVGFAEFRPVGDAVMLPHTEIEQGHEGEGLGSQLAKFALDNVKTEGKRVIPMCPFIAGYIRRHPEYTELVHPQQRGVFKL, encoded by the coding sequence ATGACTGAACTCAGGAAAAACGACGAGAAAAGCCGTTACGAAATCCTGCAAGGCGGGCAGGTGGTGGGTTTTGCGGAATTCCGCCCTGTCGGCGACGCGGTCATGCTGCCGCACACCGAAATCGAGCAAGGCCACGAAGGGGAAGGCCTGGGCAGTCAACTGGCGAAATTCGCCCTGGATAACGTGAAGACCGAGGGCAAGCGGGTGATTCCCATGTGCCCTTTCATTGCCGGGTACATTCGCAGGCACCCGGAGTACACGGAACTGGTTCACCCACAGCAACGCGGCGTGTTCAAGCTCTGA
- a CDS encoding NUDIX domain-containing protein, with protein MAVDLIVWVIVQDGAGRILLGRRESTRFASGWWNLPGGAVETREKVADAAARELREETGLHVNPADLRHIGVNRYDVEGLHGRAEGVNFFFLVREWDGEPQPLENTSELGWFDPENIPADALPWLPQALKNHLLDAQFFVEQVD; from the coding sequence ATGGCTGTGGATTTAATCGTCTGGGTCATCGTTCAGGATGGGGCAGGTCGCATTCTGCTGGGGCGACGTGAGAGTACGCGCTTTGCCAGCGGGTGGTGGAACCTGCCGGGCGGCGCGGTGGAAACCCGGGAGAAAGTGGCCGACGCGGCGGCGCGTGAACTGCGCGAGGAGACAGGGCTACATGTGAACCCTGCCGATTTGCGGCATATCGGCGTGAACAGGTACGACGTGGAGGGGCTGCACGGCCGCGCCGAGGGGGTGAATTTCTTCTTCCTGGTGCGAGAATGGGACGGTGAGCCGCAGCCACTGGAGAACACCTCGGAGCTGGGCTGGTTCGACCCGGAGAACATTCCCGCAGACGCCCTGCCGTGGCTACCGCAAGCCCTGAAAAACCACCTGCTCGACGCTCAATTCTTCGTCGAGCAGGTGGATTGA